In Drosophila santomea strain STO CAGO 1482 chromosome 2L, Prin_Dsan_1.1, whole genome shotgun sequence, a single window of DNA contains:
- the LOC120444001 gene encoding alcohol dehydrogenase, with amino-acid sequence MVFTLTNKNVVFVAGLGGIGLDTSKELVKRDLKNLVILDRIENPAAIAELKAINPKVTVTFYPYDVTVPIAETTKLLKTIFAQLKTIDVLINGAGILDDHQIERTIAVNYTGLVNTTTAILDFWDKRKGGPGGIICNIGSVTGFNAIYQVPVYSGTKAAVVNFTSSLAKLAPITGVTAYTVNPGITRTTLVHKFNSWLDVEPQVAEKLLAHPTQPSLACAENFVKAIELNQNGAIWKLDLGTLEAIQWSKHWDSGI; translated from the exons ATGGTGTTTACCTTGACCAACAAGAACGTGGTTTTCGTGGCCGGTCTGGGAGGCATTGGTCTGGACACCAGCAAGGAGCTGGTCAAGCGGGACCTGAAG AACCTGGTGATCCTCGACCGCATTGAGAACCCGGCTGCCATCGCCGAGCTGAAGGCAATCAATCCAAAGGTGACCGTCACCTTCTACCCCTATGATGTGACCGTGCCCATTGCCGAGACCACCAAGCTGCTGAAGACCATCTTCGCCCAGCTGAAGACCATCGATGTCCTGATCAACGGAGCTGGCATCCTGGACGATCACCAGATCGAGCGCACCATCGCCGTCAACTACACTGGCCTGGTGAACACCACGACTGCCATCCTGGACTTCTGGGACAAGCGCAAGGGTGGACCCGGTGGTATCATCTGCAACATCGGATCCGTGACTGGATTCAACGCCATCTACCAGGTGCCCGTTTACTCCGGCACCAAGGCTGCCGTGGTCAACTTCACCAGCTCCCTGGCG AAACTGGCCCCCATCACCGGCGTGACCGCTTACACCGTGAACCCCGGCATCACCCGCACCACCCTGGTGCACAAGTTCAACTCCTGGCTGGATGTTGAGCCCCAGGTGGCCGAGAAGCTCTTGGCTCACCCCACCCAGCCCTCGTTGGCCTGCGCCGAGAACTTTGTGAAGGCCATCGAGCTGAACCAGAACGGTGCCATCTGGAAACTGGACTTGGGCACCCTGGAGGCCATCCAGTGGTCCAAGCACTGGGACTCCGGCATCTAA